The following are encoded together in the Malaya genurostris strain Urasoe2022 chromosome 3, Malgen_1.1, whole genome shotgun sequence genome:
- the LOC131433915 gene encoding uncharacterized protein LOC131433915 — protein sequence MELNEADFVRLRLKTKIIKSIQRIQKELKSNSIVEELEINKQISDFEEKEQTGNTESDGDNGTNSIDEPYRDIFLEEEINIDKIFKRTRAGKDIIEILKEGAKPSDGCLKSINNILCEFLKSTYGLRPSSYHKNMLAMSLVKSYPVLASSNDSVPQALWFHPHARGLNKHSGRLHYHMEYLVSKSNERLIHRKKKVSTSENVDLTCMINTASEDQIEQMVCIHIVLKFEI from the exons ATGGAATTGAATGAGGCAGATTTTGTCCGGCTacgtttaaaaacaaaaattattaaaagtattcagcgcattcaaaaggAATTAAAAAGTAATTCGATAGTAGAGGAGTTGgagataaataaacaaatatccgattttgaagaaaaagaacAAACCGGAAATACTGAAAGTGACGGAGACAATGGAACAAATTCGATTGACGAACCATATAGAGACATTTTTTTAGAAGAG GAAATTAATATCGACAAAATATTCAAGCGAACTCGAGCAGGCAAAGATATTATAGAGATTTTAAAAGAAGGTGCGAAGCCTTCAGACGGCTGTTTGAAGTCCATAAACAACATTCTTTGCGAATTTCTAAAATCAACATATGGCCT GCGTCCATCTTCATACCACAAGAATATGTTGGCAATGTCCCTGGTGAAATCGTATCCTGTATTAGCATCTTCTAATGATTCTGTCCCACAAGCACTGTGGTTTCATCCCCATGCAAGAGGACTAAATAAACATTCAGGCAGGCTGCATTATCATATGGAGTACCTGGTAAGTAAATCTAATGAACGACTCATCCATCGGAAGAAAAAAGTATCTACTTCAGAAAACGTTGACTTAACATGTATGATAAATACAGCATCCGAAGATCAAATAGAACAAATGGTTTGTATAcatattgttttaaaatttgaaatataG